Part of the Longimicrobium terrae genome, GGTCCAGAACCCCGGCGGCCCGCGCCTGCCTTTTCCCAGGTTGCGCCGCCGCCGGCGGTCCACCGTTCCCCGCCTCCTTTTCCGCCGTCCGCGTGACCCTTCCGGTGACCATTCGCCTTGTCCTGTACGTGGCTGGTGACACGCCGCGCACCCGTTCCGCGCGCGACACGCTCGCGTGGATGCAGGGCGGGGGTGTGCGCGAGCCGGTAGAGGCGGAGATCGTGGACGTTCTGGACCAGCCGGACCGGGCAGACGCCGCGCGCGTGCTGCTGACCCCTACGCTGGTGCGCGAGCATCCGCTCCCCGCCCGGCGCGTGGTGGGCGACCTTGGCGCCGGGCGGCGCGTGGCCGAAGCCCTGGGCCTTTCCCCCTCCACCCCGACGGAGACCCGTCCATGAGCAGCCCGCGCAATGCCGAGCCGCTGCCGTTTCCCAAGCTGCCCACCGGCATCGAGGACTTCGACATCATTGCCGAAGGCGGGCTGCCGCGGGGGCGTACCACGCTCATCGGAGGGACGGCGGGGAGCGGAAAGACCATCTTTGCCGCCCAGTTCCTGGCCTCCGCCATCCAGCAGGGCGAGTCGGGCGTGTTCGTGACGTTCGAGGAAAGCCCGGATGAACTGTCGCGCAACCTGGCGGCCTTCGGCTGGGACGTGCCGCAGTGGGAGCGGGATGGCAAGTGGGCGTACGTGGACGGCTCGCCCGACGAGGACGCCACCGAAGTGGTGGGCGAGTTCGACCTCAGCGCCATGCTCGTGCGCATCACCCGCGCGCTGGAAGCCACCGGCGCGCGGCGCGTTTCCATCGACTCGGTGAACGCGCTCTTTTCGCGCCTGCCGCAGCCGGAGCGGCTGCGGGCCGAGCTGTACCGCGTGAGCCGCGCGCTGCGCGACCTGGGCGTCACCACCATCGTCACCTCCGAGCGCACGGACGACTACGGCGAGGTGTCGCGCCACGGCATCGAGGAGTTCGTGGCCGACAACGTCGTCCTCCTGCGCAACACGCTGCACGAGGAGCGCAGGCGGCGCACGGTGGAGATCGTCAAGTTCCGCGGCACCAACCACCAGCGCGGCGAGTTTCCCTTCACCATCGCGGCGGAGCGCGGGGTGGTGGTGCTCCCCCTTTCCGCCATGCAGCTCACCCAGCGCTCCAGCGAGGAGCGGGTGACCAGCGGGGTGGAGGGGCTGGACGAGATGCTGGGCGGCGGCTACTTCCGCGACAGCGTCATCCTCCTTTCCGGCGCGACGGGCGCGGGCAAGACGCTCACCGTCACGCACTTCATCGACGGCGGGCACCGCGCGGGCGACCGGTCGCTCCTGTTCGCCTTCGAGGAAAGCCGCGAGCAGCTGATCCGCAACGCGCGCGGGTGGGGCGTGGACTTCGAGACGATGGAGCGCGAGGGGTCGCTCAAGATCATCCCCGTGTATCCCCACGCCATGCCCATCGAAGACCACCTGCTGCGGATGCGCTGGGCCATCGAGGAGTTCCGCCCCAACCGCGTGGTGGTGGACAGCCTGTCGGCGCTGGAGCGCATCAGCTCCATGCGCAGCTTCCGGGAGTTCATCCTGGGGCTCACCAGCATGCTCAAGCACCGCGAAACGGCGGGAATGCTCACGTCCACCGCCACCAGCATCAGCGGCGGGCCGTCGGTGACGGAAAAGCACATCAGCACGCTGACGGATACCATCCTGCTGCTGCGCTACGTGGAAACGTTCGGCCAGCTCAAGCGCGGGCTGCTGGTGCTCAAGATGCGCGGGTCGGCCCACGACACCAGCATCCGCGAGTACACCATCGACGGCAACGGCATGCACCTGGGCGAGCCGTTCCGCAACACCAGCGGCATTCTGTCCGGCAACATCACGCACATGGGGCACGACGACGCCAGCACCGTGGCGAGTGGAGAAAGCGCGTGAACCGCTGGAGGGCCGCGTGAACGAGGCTTCCTTCCGCGCGCTGGTGGAAGCCAGCTCGGACGGAATCCTGATCCTGGAGCGCGACGGCCGGGTGCGGTTCGCCAACCCGGCCGCCGCCGCGCTGTTCGGCCGCACGCGCGAGGA contains:
- a CDS encoding circadian clock KaiB family protein: MTLPVTIRLVLYVAGDTPRTRSARDTLAWMQGGGVREPVEAEIVDVLDQPDRADAARVLLTPTLVREHPLPARRVVGDLGAGRRVAEALGLSPSTPTETRP
- the kaiC gene encoding circadian clock protein KaiC — its product is MSSPRNAEPLPFPKLPTGIEDFDIIAEGGLPRGRTTLIGGTAGSGKTIFAAQFLASAIQQGESGVFVTFEESPDELSRNLAAFGWDVPQWERDGKWAYVDGSPDEDATEVVGEFDLSAMLVRITRALEATGARRVSIDSVNALFSRLPQPERLRAELYRVSRALRDLGVTTIVTSERTDDYGEVSRHGIEEFVADNVVLLRNTLHEERRRRTVEIVKFRGTNHQRGEFPFTIAAERGVVVLPLSAMQLTQRSSEERVTSGVEGLDEMLGGGYFRDSVILLSGATGAGKTLTVTHFIDGGHRAGDRSLLFAFEESREQLIRNARGWGVDFETMEREGSLKIIPVYPHAMPIEDHLLRMRWAIEEFRPNRVVVDSLSALERISSMRSFREFILGLTSMLKHRETAGMLTSTATSISGGPSVTEKHISTLTDTILLLRYVETFGQLKRGLLVLKMRGSAHDTSIREYTIDGNGMHLGEPFRNTSGILSGNITHMGHDDASTVASGESA